A single genomic interval of Lathyrus oleraceus cultivar Zhongwan6 chromosome 7, CAAS_Psat_ZW6_1.0, whole genome shotgun sequence harbors:
- the LOC127102054 gene encoding thaumatin-like protein yields the protein MNEDDEDFAITVVTFARAPLCVMSKMKYLLYFNVVGNNLMIYFLVVRNKPLNSSNLFTFCNAARFDIVNRCSYTVWPAAIPRGGGVRLDPGQTWGLDVPAGTASGRVWGRTGCRFDSSGRGTCQTGDCGGVRGCTLSGQPPTTLAEFTLNGGFNLDYINLSVIDGFNVPMQFSGCNKVLNCRDSSCPDAYHTPGENQKFASCPGGTNYRIVFCP from the exons AtgaatgaagatgatgaagatttTGCTATTACTGTCGTCACGTTCGCTAGGGCACCCTTATGTGTTATGAGCAAAATGAAGTACCTGTTATATTTTAATGTTGTGGGAAATAATTTAATG ATATATTTTCTAGTAGTGCGTAACAAGCCTTTGAATTCTTCTAATCTTTTCACCTTCTGTAAT GCAGCAAGGTTTGACATTGTCAACCGATGCTCCTACACCGTGTGGCCAGCTGCCATTCCCCGCGGCGGCGGTGTACGGTTGGACCCCGGCCAAACATGGGGTCTAGACGTCCCAGCTGGAACCGCATCGGGCCGAGTTTGGGGCCGAACCGGGTGCCGTTTCGACAGCTCAGGCCGTGGTACTTGTCAAACCGGTGACTGCGGTGGTGTGCGTGGTTGCACCTTATCCGGTCAACCTCCGACCACACTTGCTGAGTTCACACTTAACGGCGGTTTTAATCTGGATTATATCAATCTATCTGTAATCGATGGTTTCAACGTTCCAATGCAATTTAGTGGATGCAACAAAGTGCTAAATTGTAGGGATTCTTCTTGCCCTGATGCTTATCATACACCCGGTGAGAACCAAAAATTTGCTTCATGCCCAGGTGGTACTAACTATAGAATAGTCTTTTGCCCTTAA
- the LOC127107951 gene encoding protein P21: protein MTPLIKTSFLFSLITLSTFTYTQAATIEVKNNCPYKVWAAAAPGGGKPLNTGESWTITAAAGTQKARVWARTGCNFDNSGNGHCQTGDCGGVLNCQAYGTPPNTLAEYALNQYMNLDFFDISLVDGFNVPMDFSPTSNGCRGIRCTADINGQCPSQLRTQGGCNNPCTVFKTDNYCCNSGSCQATDYSRYFKTRCPDAYSYPKDDATSTFTCPGGTNYRVVFCP, encoded by the coding sequence ATGACTCCTCTCATAAAAACCTCCTTTCTATTCTCTCTCATCACTCTCTCCACCTTCACATACACACAAGCTGCAACAATCGAGGTCAAAAACAACTGCCCCTACAAAGTATGGGCCGCGGCCGCCCCAGGCGGCGGTAAGCCCCTAAACACCGGCGAATCATGGACCATCACTGCAGCTGCAGGCACCCAAAAGGCCCGTGTTTGGGCCCGAACCGGATGCAACTTCGACAACTCAGGCAACGGCCATTGCCAAACCGGTGACTGCGGCGGTGTCCTAAATTGCCAAGCATACGGTACACCTCCAAACACTCTAGCAGAGTACGCTTTAAACCAATACATGAATTTGGACTTTTTCGACATTTCCCTTGTCGATGGATTCAACGTTCCAATGGATTTTAGTCCAACCTCAAACGGGTGTCGTGGCATAAGGTGTACCGCTGATATCAACGGACAGTGTCCTAGTCAATTACGAACTCAAGGCGGTTGTAACAACCCATGTACTGTTTTTAAAACCGATAATTACTGTTGTAATTCAGGTAGCTGTCAGGCCACTGATTATTCAAGATATTTTAAGACTAGGTGCCCTGATGCTTATAGTTACCCCAAGGATGATGCGACAAGTACATTCACTTGCCCCGGTGGAACCAATTACAGGGTTGTCTTTTGTCCGTAA